In Schistocerca serialis cubense isolate TAMUIC-IGC-003099 chromosome 3, iqSchSeri2.2, whole genome shotgun sequence, the following proteins share a genomic window:
- the LOC126470491 gene encoding uncharacterized protein LOC126470491, whose protein sequence is MLCKVSIPLKLYICDLAVFCISTRLRFGLLFYRLLVDLLYPGKSRLFSWWDLQSATIQLGLELGTIKWLECTSIFCVLDSVLLYIWCDTDSGVFLANPSTITSTIRHLTPSATLALLTLDCYRMLSEVLVDLVWQLVPAQSTSTQHGFATKACSFVEQWDGHER, encoded by the exons ATGCTCTGTAAAGTCTCTATCCCACTTAAACTGTATATTTGTGACCTGGCTGTTTTCTGTATTTCAACTCGACTACGTTTTGGATTATTGTTCTACAGATTATTGGTGGATTTACTTTACCCTGGAAAATCGAGGTTATTCTCTTGGTGGGATCTACAATCTGCAACAATCCAGCTTGGACTCGAATTGGGAACTATCAAGTGGTTAGAGTGTACATCTATTTTCTGTGTATTAGATAGTGTGTTGCTGTATATCTGGTGTGATACAGATAG CGGAGTTTTCCTAGCTAACCCTAGCACCATCACCTCCACAATCCGCCACTTGACCCCATCTGCAACATTGGCCTTACTCACACTGGATTGCTATAGAATGTTATCAGAAGTACTTGTGGACCTTGTGTGGCAACTGGTACCAGCACAGTCGACCTCCACGCAGCATGGCTTCGCAACCAAAGCATGCAGTTTCGTCGAACAGTGGG ATGGTCATGAGAGGTAA